In Humulus lupulus chromosome 7, drHumLupu1.1, whole genome shotgun sequence, the following are encoded in one genomic region:
- the LOC133791884 gene encoding uncharacterized protein LOC133791884 — MSSSHLHKIVLVPVLLVLGMLVVVAHPATAMARFHEHEHDHDEPAVVVVLEASPETQELIDRICFQVEEYGFCNQAFNENLPSPTTDIVGLTRITIDLATLNATHTLDFVQRLLVNTTDPGQKSALEACENGYSIVMRSFQDADVAFNMNDYRSVAKYEYVTPRAEGSCVLNIPPFNEELAERNREMRILITMSLVSVLTLISTQV; from the coding sequence ATGTCTTCCTCTCATCTACACAAGATTGTTCTGGTGCCAGTACTCCTAGTGCTGGGTATGCTGGTCGTAGTAGCACACCCTGCCACTGCCATGGCTAGATTTCATGAGCATGAACACGATCATGATGAGCcagcagtagtagtggtactgGAAGCATCTCCTGAAACACAAGAGCTGATCGACAGGATCTGCTTCCAAGTGGAGGAATACGGGTTCTGCAACCAAGCTTTCAACGAGAACCTTCCATCTCCCACCACAGACATCGTCGGTCTGACCCGAATAACCATAGACCTGGCCACCCTCAACGCCACTCACACGCTTGATTTCGTGCAGAGACTGCTGGTGAACACCACTGATCCGGGCCAAAAGAGTGCACTCGAAGCGTGCGAAAATGGCTACAGCATTGTGATGAGGTCTTTTCAGGATGCAGACGTTGCTTTCAATATGAATGATTATAGAAGCGTAGCGAAGTATGAATATGTGACGCCGAGAGCTGAGGGAAGCTGTGTACTCAACATTCCTCCTTTTAATGAAGAACTGGCTGAGAGGAATCGAGAAATGCGGATTCTTATAACCATGTCATTGGTCTCTGTCCTGACACTCATCTCTACACAAGTTTAA